The genomic segment CTGGGCGCTGGGCTCGAGCTATGACCAGGTCCACCATGCCTTCACCGGCGTGGAGGTCGCGGTCGTCGCCCTCGCCGTGCTGGCAGCCGGGCTGCTCGTGCACCGCCGGCGCCGCGCCGCGCCGAGCACGTGAGAGCCCGCGCCGGCGCCCTGGTCCTCCTCTGCGGCGCCGTCGCCGGCTGCGGATCGGCCGGCGGAGCCCCGACGACGACCGCGGGGCGCGCCGGCGCGACGACCGCACGGGCGGCCGGGGCCGCCGCACCGGCGGCCCACCTGCGCCTGGCGGGCCGCGCGGCGCTCCCGGCGCCCGTCCAGCTCCCGGCCCTGGTGGCCGTCGGCACCCGCGTCCTGGCGATCGGCGGCCTGGACGCCGCCGACGGATCGGTGGCCGGCATCGTCCGCGTCTGGCCCGGGACGCCACGACGTGTCGGCGTGCTGCCCGCCGCGGCGCACGACATCGGCGGCGCGGCACTGGGCGCCCGGGCCTACGCGTTCGGCGGCGGCACCGCCGGCGGGCCGGTCGCGACGATCACGGCGATCACCGCCGCCGGGGCCACGTCGCCCGCCGGGCGCCTGCCCGCCGCGATCTCCGACACCGCCGCCGTGACGATCGGCTCCACGGCCTACATCGTGGGCGGCTACACGACGACGACCCCGCTGCGCTCCGTGCTCGCGTTCCGGCCGGGTCACGCGGTGCGCGACGTCGCCACCCTCCCCCATCAGCTGCGCTACGCCGCGGTCGCCGCGATCGGCGGCCGGATCCTCGTCGCCGGCGGGACCGACGGCGTGCACGGTCGCCGCGAGATCCTCTCCGTCGACCCCGTCGGCCACCGGGTCCGGGTCCTCGCCCGCCTGCCCGGCCCGCTGTCGCACGCCGCGGGCGTCGCCGCCGGCGGCACGTTCTTCGTCCTGGGGGGCCGCGGCGACGCCCTCACCTCCCAGCGCGCCGCGATCCTGGCCGTCGACCCCTCCACCGGCCGCGTGCGGCCGGCCGGTCGCCTGCCCGTCGCGCTGTCGGACCTCGCCGCGGTGCAGGTCGGCGGGCGCGTCCTGGTCGTCGGCGGCCGCGACGCGGCCGGCGGCGTGCACGCCGAGCGCTGGACCCTGCAGGTGCGGCCGTGAGGGGAGCGGCCGCCGTGCTCGTGGCCGCCGGCGCGCTCGCGCTCGCCGGCTGCGGCGGCACGGCCCACAGGGCCACCACGACGACGACCGCGCGGGGCACCGGAGGCGCCGGGCCCGACCCGGCCTCGGCCACCCCGCCCCGCGCGGGTCGCATCCCTCCGCTGCTGTCGCGCTCCGACGTCTACGCCGCCGGCCGGCCCGGACGGCTCATGCCGGTCGCGCGGCGCGCCCTGTCGCGGATCTACGTGCCGGCGAGCAGGAGCAACGCGGTCGACGTCATCGACCCACGCACCGCGCGCGTCGTCGGCCACTTCGCCGTCGGCGCGCTGCCGCAGCACATCACGCCCTCGTGGGACCTCAGGACGCTCTGGGTCACCAACGACCTGGGCAACTCGCTCACGCCGATCGACCCGCAGACCGGCCGGCCCGGGCGGCCCGTGCCGGTGCTCGACCCCTACAACCTGTACT from the Baekduia soli genome contains:
- a CDS encoding Kelch repeat-containing protein; its protein translation is MRARAGALVLLCGAVAGCGSAGGAPTTTAGRAGATTARAAGAAAPAAHLRLAGRAALPAPVQLPALVAVGTRVLAIGGLDAADGSVAGIVRVWPGTPRRVGVLPAAAHDIGGAALGARAYAFGGGTAGGPVATITAITAAGATSPAGRLPAAISDTAAVTIGSTAYIVGGYTTTTPLRSVLAFRPGHAVRDVATLPHQLRYAAVAAIGGRILVAGGTDGVHGRREILSVDPVGHRVRVLARLPGPLSHAAGVAAGGTFFVLGGRGDALTSQRAAILAVDPSTGRVRPAGRLPVALSDLAAVQVGGRVLVVGGRDAAGGVHAERWTLQVRP